From one Simplicispira suum genomic stretch:
- a CDS encoding MFS transporter: MTKNVREILVSVRSLLGGTAAFMAGNALLGVVLPLRMEAAGYPVALTGAIMAAYYFGLAIGGLHGKHVIFRIGHIRAFAVFAALTAATTLAYAAFEHPAAWLVLRVVNGFCIAGMTAAIESWLNTKSRNETRGRVLSFYMVTFFLATALGQTLVNLADVGTPDLLMLAASLIELSLIPVAMTRLGEPNLSDSGVLNVRQLFAASKVGVVGAGVAGLMVGSFYALGVVFAIKIGLSVSEAALFMSVVVLGSLVFQLPIGVLADRYDRRFVMSGALLAVGIAWGTLAGFVASGLPFTALLIVGMAFGGAMSSVYPLCVAQTFDRLERRYYVAASGRLLMVYSIGATVGPVLASVLMSIYGPSSFFLFEATVAVLYAAFVIVYASRRPSLPVDQREKYVPLPDVTPIVMGLDPRTDLDGDDGGRRV; this comes from the coding sequence ATGACAAAAAACGTGCGCGAGATTCTTGTCTCGGTGAGATCCCTTTTGGGCGGCACTGCGGCCTTCATGGCTGGCAACGCCCTGCTTGGTGTTGTGCTCCCGCTGCGCATGGAGGCGGCAGGGTACCCGGTGGCACTGACCGGGGCGATCATGGCGGCCTATTACTTCGGCCTGGCGATCGGGGGTTTGCATGGCAAACACGTCATCTTTCGGATCGGCCATATCCGGGCCTTCGCTGTTTTCGCGGCGCTGACGGCTGCAACAACTCTGGCTTATGCGGCTTTTGAACATCCGGCGGCATGGCTGGTGCTGCGCGTTGTCAATGGGTTCTGCATTGCCGGTATGACGGCCGCCATAGAAAGCTGGCTGAACACCAAAAGCCGCAACGAAACGCGCGGGCGCGTGCTGAGCTTTTACATGGTGACCTTCTTTCTTGCGACCGCGCTGGGGCAAACCTTGGTCAATCTCGCTGACGTTGGTACACCCGATCTGCTCATGTTGGCCGCGTCGCTGATCGAGCTTTCATTGATCCCGGTTGCCATGACGCGTCTGGGCGAGCCCAACCTCAGCGATAGCGGTGTGCTGAACGTCAGGCAGCTTTTCGCGGCGTCAAAGGTTGGCGTGGTCGGCGCAGGCGTCGCCGGGCTGATGGTCGGCTCCTTCTATGCGCTGGGTGTCGTTTTTGCCATCAAGATCGGATTAAGCGTATCCGAAGCCGCTTTGTTCATGAGCGTAGTGGTGCTCGGTAGCCTGGTTTTTCAACTCCCCATAGGCGTTTTGGCGGATCGGTATGACCGGCGTTTCGTCATGTCCGGCGCCTTGCTGGCCGTCGGCATCGCCTGGGGGACGCTGGCGGGGTTCGTTGCCTCTGGCTTGCCGTTTACTGCTTTGTTGATCGTCGGCATGGCGTTCGGAGGGGCCATGAGCAGCGTGTATCCGCTGTGCGTCGCGCAAACCTTCGACCGCTTGGAGCGCCGATACTACGTGGCGGCATCGGGGCGCTTGTTGATGGTCTATTCCATCGGCGCGACCGTCGGCCCCGTGCTCGCGTCGGTACTCATGTCCATCTACGGCCCGTCCAGCTTTTTCTTGTTCGAAGCGACGGTGGCAGTACTTTACGCGGCGTTTGTTATTGTGTACGCCTCGCGGCGGCCGTCGTTGCCTGTGGATCAGCGAGAAAAATACGTACCGCTTCCAGATGTAACGCCCATCGTCATGGGTCTCGATCCACGCACGGATCTGGACGGCGACGACGGAGGCAGACGCGTTTGA
- a CDS encoding CvpA family protein, with the protein MPEVPALPALQWAALDWILLTVVLASLMLGAWRGLVYEVLSLLAWVAAFFVAQWFAADIATWLPLGDSSEPVRYAAGFIGVFVATLFACSLVAWLAKKLIEAVGLRPVDRVLGAVFGVVRAGVLLLVLGVVAQLTPMGKAAWWLESASAPRIAQVLQNLRPALPEQFEKMLPA; encoded by the coding sequence ATGCCCGAAGTGCCTGCATTGCCCGCATTGCAATGGGCCGCGCTTGACTGGATTTTGCTCACCGTGGTCCTTGCTTCGCTCATGCTGGGTGCTTGGCGCGGTCTGGTGTATGAGGTGTTGTCCCTGTTGGCCTGGGTGGCAGCATTTTTTGTGGCCCAGTGGTTCGCAGCGGACATCGCGACTTGGCTGCCCTTGGGCGATTCGTCAGAGCCTGTGCGTTATGCCGCCGGTTTCATCGGGGTTTTTGTCGCGACCTTGTTTGCCTGCAGCCTGGTCGCCTGGCTGGCGAAGAAGCTGATTGAGGCGGTGGGTCTGCGTCCGGTGGATCGGGTGCTGGGCGCTGTTTTTGGCGTTGTACGCGCTGGTGTTCTGCTGCTCGTCCTGGGTGTGGTGGCGCAGCTGACCCCCATGGGTAAGGCTGCGTGGTGGTTGGAATCGGCAAGCGCGCCGCGCATTGCGCAGGTGCTGCAGAATTTGCGCCCCGCGTTGCCGGAACAGTTTGAAAAAATGCTGCCTGCGTGA
- the purF gene encoding amidophosphoribosyltransferase — translation MCGIVGVVSGAPVNQLIYDALLLLQHRGQDAAGIVTQEERKFFMHKAKGMVRDVFRTRNMRALPGNSGLGQVRYPTAGNAFNEEEAQPFYVNAPFGIVLVHNGNLTNADVLRAELFSTDHRHTNTDSDSEVLLNVFAHELEHATRGVALQPDDVFKAVRAVHRRVRGSYAVIALIAGHGLVAFRDPYGIRPLAMGRSAEGAVVFASESVAIEGTGHEFQRDVAPGEALFVDLAGNLSAQQCAEKTQHFPCVFEYVYLARPDSVLDGISVYQARLNLGASLAKRVVSTVPPSDIDVIIPIPESSRPSATQLAHLLGVPYREGFVKNRYVGRTFIMPGQEVRKKSVRQKLNVIGSEFKGRNVLLVDDSIVRGTTSREIVQMAREAGARKVYLASAAPPVRYPNVYGIDMPTSDELVAHSRTVEEVRALIGCDALIYQDVDAMKKAVGAGNPALSGFDASCFDGVYVTGDIGPDDIARLNAGRKGGTEDEEDASRLALPNAADA, via the coding sequence ATGTGTGGAATCGTCGGCGTCGTTAGTGGTGCTCCCGTCAACCAGCTGATCTACGACGCATTGCTGCTGTTGCAGCACCGTGGACAAGATGCGGCCGGCATCGTGACGCAGGAAGAGCGAAAGTTCTTCATGCACAAGGCCAAAGGCATGGTGCGCGACGTGTTTCGCACACGCAATATGCGGGCACTTCCCGGCAATTCTGGCCTGGGGCAGGTGCGCTATCCCACTGCCGGCAACGCGTTCAATGAAGAAGAGGCGCAGCCGTTTTACGTCAATGCCCCGTTTGGCATTGTGCTGGTGCACAACGGCAATCTCACCAATGCAGACGTACTGCGCGCTGAGTTGTTTTCAACGGACCACCGCCACACCAATACCGACAGCGATTCGGAGGTGCTGCTGAACGTTTTTGCCCACGAATTGGAGCACGCTACGCGCGGTGTAGCCTTGCAGCCCGACGACGTCTTCAAGGCGGTCCGCGCGGTGCATAGAAGGGTGCGCGGCTCCTACGCCGTCATTGCGTTGATCGCGGGCCATGGTTTGGTGGCGTTTCGTGATCCCTACGGCATCCGTCCGTTGGCGATGGGGCGCAGCGCCGAAGGTGCCGTCGTGTTTGCCAGCGAGTCGGTGGCCATTGAAGGTACGGGCCACGAATTTCAACGCGACGTAGCGCCCGGCGAGGCACTGTTCGTCGATCTGGCCGGAAATCTCAGTGCGCAGCAATGCGCGGAAAAAACGCAACACTTTCCCTGCGTGTTCGAGTATGTGTATCTGGCGCGTCCCGATTCGGTCCTTGACGGCATTTCGGTATACCAGGCGCGCCTCAACCTCGGCGCTTCACTGGCCAAGCGCGTGGTTTCGACGGTTCCGCCCAGCGACATCGACGTCATCATTCCGATTCCCGAGTCGAGCCGCCCCAGTGCCACGCAGTTGGCGCATCTGCTGGGCGTGCCGTACCGGGAAGGTTTCGTCAAGAACCGTTATGTAGGACGCACCTTCATCATGCCAGGCCAAGAGGTTCGCAAAAAGTCCGTGCGCCAAAAGCTCAATGTGATTGGCAGCGAATTCAAGGGCCGCAATGTCCTGCTCGTGGACGACTCCATCGTTCGCGGTACCACCAGCCGCGAGATCGTGCAGATGGCCCGCGAAGCGGGCGCCCGCAAGGTGTACTTGGCGAGTGCTGCGCCTCCGGTGCGCTACCCGAACGTCTACGGCATTGACATGCCCACCAGCGATGAACTGGTGGCCCATAGTCGCACCGTTGAAGAGGTCCGGGCCCTGATTGGATGCGACGCGCTTATTTACCAGGATGTGGACGCAATGAAAAAGGCCGTCGGCGCAGGCAACCCCGCGTTGTCGGGTTTCGACGCATCCTGTTTCGATGGCGTTTACGTGACCGGTGACATCGGTCCCGACGATATTGCGCGCCTGAATGCGGGTCGCAAAGGCGGGACCGAAGACGAAGAAGACGCCTCGCGTCTGGCGCTTCCGAATGCAGCGGATGCGTAG
- the gltX gene encoding glutamate--tRNA ligase, translating to MNDQITNLPAARVRTRFAPSPTGFIHLGNIRSALYPWAFARSTGGDFILRIEDTDVERSTQAAVDVILEGLDWLGMAPDEGPFYQMQRMDRYREVLGQLKASGHVYPCYMSVQELDALREQQMANKEKPRYNGLWRPESGKSLPDVPLGVQPVLRFRNPQGGVVAWDDKVKGRIEIRNEELDDLVIARPDGTPTYNFCVVVDDIDMEITHVIRGDDHVNNTPRQINIFLALGAQPPVYAHLPTVLNEQGEKMSKRNGAKPVTQYRDEGYLADAMINYLARLGWSHGDDEIFTRQQFIDWFSLDHLGRSAAQFDEAKLRWVNAQHIKSMDDDALAKLVAEQLVKRNAAQLDLAPLVALCALFKDRCDTTVALADWAERLLGEEVEGAEQERAQYLTDAVAPALDALAQALDECVWDRPAIAAAIKKTLADHGMKMPQLAMPVRVLVAGTAQTPSVDALLELLGREKVVARLKKR from the coding sequence ATGAACGACCAGATAACCAATTTGCCTGCGGCGCGCGTGCGCACGCGATTCGCCCCATCGCCTACCGGCTTTATCCATCTGGGAAATATCCGCTCGGCGCTGTATCCCTGGGCTTTCGCACGATCCACCGGCGGGGATTTCATCTTGCGCATTGAAGATACCGATGTCGAGCGTTCCACGCAGGCCGCCGTCGATGTGATTCTTGAGGGATTGGATTGGCTGGGCATGGCGCCCGACGAGGGGCCTTTCTACCAGATGCAGCGCATGGATCGGTACCGTGAGGTGCTTGGTCAGCTCAAGGCCAGTGGCCATGTCTACCCCTGCTACATGTCGGTGCAAGAACTCGATGCGTTGCGCGAACAGCAAATGGCTAACAAGGAAAAGCCCCGCTACAACGGGCTGTGGCGCCCCGAGTCGGGCAAGTCGCTGCCGGATGTGCCGCTGGGTGTGCAGCCGGTGCTGCGCTTTCGCAATCCGCAAGGCGGTGTGGTGGCGTGGGACGACAAGGTCAAAGGTCGGATTGAAATTCGCAACGAAGAATTGGATGATTTGGTGATTGCCCGGCCCGACGGCACGCCTACTTATAACTTTTGTGTTGTCGTGGACGACATCGACATGGAGATCACGCACGTGATTCGGGGTGATGACCACGTCAACAATACGCCGCGCCAGATCAACATTTTTCTCGCCCTTGGAGCGCAGCCGCCCGTGTATGCGCACTTGCCCACCGTGCTCAATGAGCAGGGCGAGAAAATGAGCAAGCGCAATGGGGCTAAGCCTGTCACGCAGTACCGCGACGAAGGTTATCTGGCCGACGCCATGATCAACTACCTTGCGCGCCTGGGTTGGAGTCACGGGGACGATGAAATTTTCACGCGGCAGCAGTTCATCGACTGGTTCAGCCTGGATCACCTGGGTCGCAGTGCGGCGCAGTTTGACGAAGCCAAGCTGCGTTGGGTGAATGCCCAGCACATCAAGTCCATGGACGACGACGCACTTGCAAAGCTGGTGGCAGAGCAGCTGGTCAAGCGCAATGCTGCCCAGCTCGATCTGGCGCCCTTGGTCGCTTTGTGCGCCTTGTTCAAAGACCGTTGCGACACCACGGTAGCTCTGGCCGACTGGGCCGAGCGATTGCTGGGAGAAGAGGTCGAAGGCGCCGAGCAGGAGCGGGCGCAGTACCTGACGGATGCTGTGGCGCCGGCGCTGGATGCCTTGGCGCAGGCGCTGGATGAATGCGTCTGGGACCGGCCAGCTATTGCAGCGGCCATCAAAAAAACGCTCGCCGATCACGGGATGAAAATGCCGCAACTGGCCATGCCGGTTCGCGTGCTGGTGGCTGGCACGGCGCAGACACCCTCGGTGGACGCCTTGCTCGAGCTGCTGGGGCGTGAAAAAGTTGTTGCACGCCTCAAAAAGCGCTAA
- a CDS encoding MFS transporter: MPLPSSPNEKQTFSWFFFGLMASVTFVGILSELVPSGILPQMTEGLGVEESDVGFMVGVYALASAIAAIPLVSATLAFNRKTLLMALLVGFAASNVVVGLSSSYPVIIGARIVGGICAGVMWPMIAAYGTRLAPSNMHGKAITVIMSGNTLGISIGLPAMTAIGLAFGWRSVFLVLGAVVAVIVVLSYIYLPEVEGEKLNKSNSPLAVLKMRSMQLVLLLTFLSVAAHYGIYTYITLLVELIGFAGGIGVALLIFGIGSVISVVVSAKYIDAYLRPLIVSMLGVGGISMAMFLAFKGAIGVSHAAFFLWGLAFGPLVTMYQTAVTKQVDEARDIATSVQSSVFNLSVMVATWVGGMLLINFPDGGVKLVVVLSLVCFILAIVIAFLARRTLGPSSGLSTNP, encoded by the coding sequence ATGCCTCTCCCGTCTTCTCCAAACGAAAAGCAAACCTTTTCATGGTTCTTCTTCGGCCTGATGGCCAGTGTGACCTTTGTGGGCATCCTGTCCGAACTGGTGCCCTCGGGCATCCTGCCGCAGATGACCGAGGGGCTGGGCGTTGAGGAAAGCGACGTCGGCTTCATGGTCGGTGTGTATGCACTGGCGTCCGCCATTGCGGCCATCCCACTGGTCAGCGCCACCCTGGCGTTCAACCGCAAGACGCTGTTGATGGCGCTGCTGGTCGGGTTCGCGGCCTCCAATGTCGTCGTCGGCCTCTCATCGTCCTACCCGGTCATCATTGGCGCCCGCATCGTTGGCGGCATTTGCGCGGGTGTGATGTGGCCCATGATCGCGGCCTACGGAACGCGGCTGGCCCCGTCCAACATGCATGGCAAGGCCATTACCGTCATCATGTCCGGCAATACACTGGGCATCAGCATCGGCCTGCCGGCGATGACGGCGATTGGCCTCGCGTTTGGCTGGCGCAGCGTTTTCCTGGTGCTTGGCGCGGTGGTCGCGGTGATTGTCGTGCTGTCGTATATCTACTTGCCTGAGGTAGAAGGCGAGAAGCTCAACAAAAGCAACTCACCCTTGGCAGTGCTGAAGATGCGCTCGATGCAGCTCGTCTTGCTGTTGACGTTTCTGTCGGTCGCGGCCCACTACGGTATCTACACCTACATCACACTGCTGGTGGAGTTGATCGGCTTTGCCGGTGGTATTGGCGTGGCGCTGCTGATCTTCGGCATCGGCTCGGTGATCTCGGTGGTGGTTTCTGCGAAGTACATCGACGCCTATTTGCGCCCACTCATCGTTTCGATGCTCGGCGTTGGCGGCATTTCCATGGCGATGTTTCTTGCCTTCAAGGGAGCCATCGGCGTCTCGCATGCCGCCTTCTTCCTGTGGGGTCTGGCCTTTGGCCCGCTGGTGACGATGTACCAGACCGCCGTGACCAAGCAGGTGGACGAAGCACGCGACATTGCAACGTCGGTGCAATCGAGCGTTTTCAACCTGTCCGTCATGGTCGCCACCTGGGTCGGTGGAATGCTGCTGATCAATTTTCCGGATGGCGGCGTGAAGCTTGTCGTCGTCCTGTCGCTGGTTTGTTTCATTCTGGCCATCGTGATTGCGTTTCTGGCCAGACGCACCCTGGGGCCGTCCTCAGGGTTGTCCACCAACCCATGA
- a CDS encoding O-succinylhomoserine sulfhydrylase has translation MTAFDSTALHPDTLAVRQAVPRSQFGEHSEALYLSSSFVQPDAATAARRFAGEEEGYTYTRTANPTVTSFEQRLAAMEGTQAAVATASGMSAILLVCLALLKAGDHVVCSQSMFGSTMKLIGGELARFGVQSTFVPQTDVAAWRAAVRPETRLLFAETPTNPLTELCDIRALADIAHEAGVLLAVDNCFASPALQRPAEMGADLVIHSGTKFLDGQGRVMAGAVCGPHALIEEKLAPLIRSAGMNLSPFNAWVVLKGLETLSIRMQAQSAHALAIASWLESHPAVRRTFYPGLASHPQHELAMRQQSGVGGAVVSFVVGGAEAAAARASAFHVIDSTRICSITANLGDTKTTITHPASTSHGRLTDAQRSAAGIGQGLIRLAVGLEHIDDLKADLARGLDSLK, from the coding sequence ATGACGGCATTCGATAGCACCGCTCTTCACCCCGACACCCTGGCGGTGCGCCAAGCCGTACCGCGCAGCCAGTTTGGCGAACATTCCGAAGCGCTGTATCTGAGCAGCAGCTTCGTCCAACCCGACGCAGCCACCGCAGCGCGGCGCTTTGCCGGTGAGGAAGAGGGATATACCTACACCCGCACGGCCAACCCCACCGTAACGAGCTTCGAGCAGCGGCTGGCCGCAATGGAGGGCACACAAGCGGCGGTTGCCACGGCCAGCGGAATGTCTGCCATCTTGCTGGTGTGCCTCGCGCTGCTCAAGGCAGGAGACCATGTCGTGTGCTCGCAGTCGATGTTCGGATCCACCATGAAGCTCATCGGGGGCGAGTTGGCGCGTTTTGGCGTGCAATCGACTTTTGTGCCGCAAACCGACGTTGCGGCTTGGCGCGCGGCCGTTCGACCCGAAACGCGTCTGCTCTTTGCCGAGACTCCGACCAACCCGTTGACCGAGCTTTGCGACATTCGTGCGCTGGCGGACATCGCGCACGAGGCCGGCGTGCTGCTGGCGGTCGACAACTGCTTTGCCTCTCCTGCGCTGCAGCGCCCTGCAGAAATGGGAGCGGATCTGGTGATCCATTCAGGCACCAAGTTTCTTGATGGTCAGGGGCGCGTCATGGCGGGCGCAGTCTGCGGCCCGCATGCGCTGATTGAGGAAAAACTCGCGCCCTTGATCCGCAGTGCGGGCATGAATCTCTCGCCCTTCAACGCCTGGGTGGTGCTCAAGGGGCTCGAGACCTTGTCTATTCGCATGCAAGCGCAAAGCGCCCACGCGCTAGCCATTGCAAGCTGGCTCGAGTCGCACCCTGCGGTGAGACGCACCTTTTATCCTGGCCTGGCTTCGCATCCGCAGCATGAGTTGGCCATGCGCCAGCAATCGGGCGTGGGTGGCGCTGTGGTGTCGTTTGTGGTTGGCGGCGCAGAAGCTGCAGCCGCGCGCGCCAGCGCCTTTCATGTGATTGATAGCACCCGCATATGCAGCATCACAGCCAACTTGGGTGACACCAAGACCACCATTACTCACCCGGCAAGCACCTCCCATGGCCGTTTGACCGACGCGCAGCGCAGTGCTGCAGGCATCGGCCAAGGCCTGATCCGTCTTGCCGTGGGGCTGGAACACATCGACGATTTGAAGGCCGACCTAGCGCGCGGCCTGGATAGCTTGAAATGA